In Streptomyces qaidamensis, one DNA window encodes the following:
- a CDS encoding S53 family peptidase: MRSNRASVRAGVSMAATLPMLAGALALGIPAAHAADHPLRDLLSGTRPSWATARADRGATSDGAQVSARVYLAGKDAAGLAAYAKAVSDPDSASYGEYLTAKQAQARFGATKAQVAAVKSWLTASGLKVTGVTRHYVSVGGDVAAAEKAFGTQLHNFAKGSKTYRAPASTASVPQSLAAAVLTVTGLDNAPHMATHDDQLPPPDTVFRNAGPFSSYYGSNTASTLPDAYGKKIPYAVKGYTGKQLRAAYGAGTRTGKGVRVAITDAYASPTIAYDAGTYAKRNGDAAWKTGRLHQVLPKKYTDTEDCSASGWYGEETLDVEAVHAVAPAADVTYVGAASCGDGDLLDALGKVVDSHLADIVSNSWGEVEAAQTPDLAAAYDQVFQLGAVEGIGFYFSSGDDGDEVASSGTKQVDSPANSAWVTAVGGTSLAVGKDNAYLWETGWGTDKANLSADGKSWTDFPGAFTSGAGGGTSKTVAEPSYQQGVVPDALAKANSADGNRVVPDIAAIADPNTGFLVGQTQTLPDGKKQAYSEYRIGGTSLAAPTIAAIQALAQEARGGRAIGFANPAIYAKAGSKAYHDVTDNPTGSGLAVARVDFVNGYDATGGLATSVRSLGKDSSLAAVKGYDDVTGVGSPAKGYVESYRRG, encoded by the coding sequence ATGAGATCCAACCGCGCCTCGGTGCGCGCCGGGGTGAGCATGGCAGCGACACTGCCGATGCTCGCCGGTGCGCTGGCGCTCGGCATACCCGCGGCGCACGCCGCCGACCACCCGCTCCGTGACCTGCTGTCGGGGACCCGCCCCTCGTGGGCCACGGCCCGCGCGGACAGGGGCGCCACCTCCGACGGTGCCCAGGTCTCGGCCCGGGTCTACCTCGCCGGCAAGGACGCAGCCGGCCTCGCCGCCTATGCGAAGGCCGTCTCCGACCCGGACTCGGCCTCGTACGGCGAGTACCTGACGGCCAAGCAGGCACAGGCCCGCTTCGGTGCGACCAAGGCCCAGGTGGCGGCCGTGAAGTCCTGGCTGACGGCGTCGGGCCTGAAGGTCACCGGTGTCACGCGGCACTACGTCTCCGTCGGCGGTGACGTGGCCGCCGCCGAGAAGGCGTTCGGCACCCAGCTGCACAACTTCGCCAAGGGCTCGAAGACGTACCGCGCCCCGGCGAGCACCGCCTCCGTGCCGCAGAGCCTGGCCGCCGCCGTCCTGACCGTGACCGGCCTGGACAACGCGCCGCACATGGCCACGCACGACGATCAACTGCCCCCGCCGGACACCGTGTTCCGCAACGCCGGGCCGTTCTCCTCGTACTACGGCTCGAACACCGCGAGCACGCTCCCGGACGCGTACGGCAAGAAGATCCCGTACGCCGTCAAGGGCTACACGGGCAAGCAGCTGCGGGCCGCCTACGGCGCGGGCACGCGCACCGGCAAGGGTGTCCGGGTCGCCATCACGGACGCGTACGCCTCGCCGACGATCGCCTACGACGCCGGCACCTATGCCAAGCGCAACGGTGACGCCGCGTGGAAGACGGGCCGGCTGCACCAGGTGCTGCCGAAGAAGTACACCGACACCGAGGACTGTTCGGCCTCCGGCTGGTACGGCGAGGAGACCCTGGACGTCGAGGCGGTGCACGCGGTCGCCCCGGCCGCGGACGTCACGTACGTCGGCGCCGCCTCCTGCGGGGACGGCGATCTGCTCGACGCGCTCGGCAAGGTCGTCGACAGCCACCTGGCCGACATCGTCTCCAACTCCTGGGGCGAGGTGGAGGCCGCGCAGACTCCCGACCTCGCGGCCGCCTACGACCAGGTGTTCCAGCTGGGCGCGGTCGAGGGCATCGGCTTCTACTTCTCCTCCGGCGACGACGGCGACGAGGTCGCGAGCTCCGGGACGAAGCAGGTCGACTCCCCGGCCAACTCGGCGTGGGTCACCGCCGTCGGCGGCACCTCGCTGGCCGTCGGCAAGGACAACGCGTACCTGTGGGAGACCGGCTGGGGCACCGACAAGGCGAACCTGTCGGCCGACGGCAAGAGCTGGACGGACTTCCCCGGCGCCTTCACCTCCGGCGCGGGCGGCGGCACCAGCAAGACCGTCGCCGAGCCCTCCTACCAGCAGGGTGTGGTGCCGGACGCGCTGGCCAAGGCCAACAGCGCGGACGGCAACCGGGTCGTGCCGGACATCGCGGCGATCGCCGACCCGAACACCGGCTTCCTGGTCGGGCAGACGCAGACGCTCCCCGACGGCAAGAAGCAGGCGTACAGCGAGTACCGCATCGGCGGCACCTCGCTCGCGGCCCCGACGATCGCGGCCATCCAGGCCCTGGCGCAGGAGGCCCGCGGCGGCAGGGCGATCGGTTTCGCCAACCCGGCGATCTACGCCAAGGCCGGCTCGAAGGCCTACCACGACGTCACCGACAACCCGACGGGCTCCGGCCTGGCCGTGGCCCGGGTCGACTTCGTGAACGGCTACGACGCCACCGGCGGTCTGGCCACGTCCGTGCGCAGTCTCGGCAAGGACAGCTCGCTCGCGGCGGTGAAGGGCTACGACGACGTCACCGGCGTGGGCTCACCCGCGAAGGGCTACGTCGAGTCGTACCGGCGCGGCTGA
- a CDS encoding HNH endonuclease signature motif containing protein, whose translation MREIRAKIEAAIKREVRQRCGFGCVVCGKPFYEYDHINEYSKVKEHEADNLTLLCPDHHAEKTRGLRSADQVRDANAAPFNRRMGSSSPYRLAYGGTVSKVSIGSNSFVQTMGSISEPLVLNGEPLVRVRTESGNLLVSARLFDASGAVILTIDDNELKYDTGIWDVEFVSDRLIVREAHRKILAKIVFSPPDSITVERAHFSHEGLSVQVTAREILYRTKRGKLSISGNSVLDIPYPRGVVLTDENHELGSLPAAINVPVRVG comes from the coding sequence ATGCGTGAAATCCGTGCAAAGATCGAGGCTGCGATTAAGAGAGAGGTTCGGCAGAGGTGCGGCTTCGGGTGCGTAGTATGCGGAAAGCCATTCTATGAGTACGATCACATCAATGAATACAGTAAGGTGAAGGAGCATGAAGCGGACAATCTCACGCTCCTATGCCCTGATCACCATGCTGAGAAGACTAGAGGGCTTCGATCTGCCGACCAGGTGAGAGATGCCAATGCTGCCCCATTCAATAGGCGAATGGGCTCATCAAGCCCTTACAGGCTGGCGTACGGCGGAACTGTGAGCAAGGTTTCAATCGGATCGAACAGCTTCGTGCAGACTATGGGGTCAATAAGTGAACCTCTAGTCTTGAATGGTGAACCACTTGTGAGAGTCCGCACCGAGAGTGGAAACCTCCTCGTAAGCGCAAGACTGTTTGACGCATCGGGAGCTGTCATCCTAACCATCGATGACAATGAGCTGAAATACGATACGGGAATCTGGGATGTAGAGTTTGTTTCCGATAGGCTGATTGTTCGGGAAGCTCATCGCAAAATCCTTGCCAAGATCGTCTTCTCTCCGCCAGACTCCATCACTGTAGAGCGCGCCCATTTCTCGCATGAAGGGCTGTCGGTGCAGGTGACTGCGCGTGAAATCCTGTACAGGACCAAACGTGGAAAGCTGTCAATCTCCGGCAATAGTGTCCTGGATATTCCTTATCCTCGTGGCGTCGTGCTGACAGATGAGAACCACGAGTTGGGTAGCTTGCCCGCCGCCATTAATGTTCCCGTTAGAGTCGGGTAG
- a CDS encoding DUF397 domain-containing protein, whose protein sequence is MAWEYSVVWVRDSKNATQPPIRISAQGWERFRQAVCTGSASHPW, encoded by the coding sequence ATGGCCTGGGAGTATTCAGTCGTATGGGTTCGAGACAGCAAGAACGCAACGCAACCACCCATACGAATATCAGCACAGGGCTGGGAACGCTTCCGGCAGGCCGTCTGCACCGGCAGCGCATCCCATCCGTGGTGA
- a CDS encoding NAD+ synthase — MPQLRLALNQIDAGVGDLAGNTESIVRWTRHSAEQGAHLVAFPEMVLTGYPVEDLALRSSFVEASRAALRTLATRLAEEGFGELPVIVGYLDRSATAQPKYGQPAGAPQNAGAVLHRGEVVLNFAKHHLPNYGVFDEFRYFVPGDSMPVLRVHGVDVALAICEDLWQDGGRVPAARSAQAGLLVSINASPYERNKDDTRLELVRKRAQEAGCTTAYLAMIGGQDELVFDGDSIVVDRDGEVVARAPQFSEGCVVLDLNLPAASADAPTGVVDDGLRIDRVVLSEEPLPAYEPELTGGYADRLEDDEEVYSALVVGLRAYVAKNGFTSVLIGLSGGIDSALVAAIACDAVGAQNVYGVSMPSKYSSDHSKDDAAELARRTGLNYRTVAIEPMFDAYMGSLGLTGLAEENLQSRLRGTLLMAISNQEGHIVLAPGNKSELAVGYSTLYGDSVGAYGPIKDVYKTSVFRLAEWRNRAARERGQTPPIPENSISKPPSAELRPGQVDTDSLPDYPVLDAILELYVDRDRGADEIVAAGFDAGLVAKTLRMVDTAEYKRRQYPPGTKISPKGFGKDRRLPITNGWRESL; from the coding sequence GTGCCTCAACTACGTCTCGCCCTGAACCAGATCGACGCCGGCGTCGGCGACCTCGCCGGGAACACCGAGTCGATCGTCCGCTGGACCCGGCACTCCGCCGAACAGGGAGCGCATCTCGTGGCGTTCCCCGAGATGGTGCTGACCGGGTATCCCGTCGAGGACCTGGCGCTCAGGTCGTCCTTCGTGGAGGCCTCCCGCGCGGCGCTGCGCACTCTCGCCACGCGTCTGGCCGAGGAGGGCTTCGGAGAGCTGCCGGTGATCGTCGGCTACCTCGACCGCAGTGCGACCGCCCAGCCGAAGTACGGCCAGCCGGCCGGCGCGCCGCAGAACGCGGGTGCGGTGCTGCACCGCGGTGAGGTGGTCCTGAACTTCGCCAAGCACCACCTGCCGAACTACGGCGTGTTCGACGAGTTCCGCTACTTCGTGCCCGGCGACAGCATGCCGGTGCTGCGGGTGCACGGCGTGGATGTCGCCCTGGCCATCTGCGAGGACCTCTGGCAGGACGGCGGCCGCGTCCCCGCCGCCCGTTCGGCGCAGGCGGGCCTGCTGGTCTCGATCAACGCCTCCCCCTATGAGCGCAACAAGGACGACACGCGCCTGGAGCTGGTCCGCAAGCGTGCCCAGGAGGCCGGCTGCACCACGGCGTACCTGGCGATGATCGGCGGCCAGGACGAGCTGGTGTTCGACGGCGACTCGATCGTGGTCGACCGGGACGGCGAGGTCGTGGCGCGGGCGCCGCAGTTCTCCGAGGGCTGTGTGGTGCTCGACCTGAACCTTCCGGCGGCGTCGGCGGACGCGCCCACCGGCGTGGTCGACGACGGTCTGCGCATCGACCGCGTGGTGCTCTCCGAGGAGCCGCTGCCCGCGTACGAGCCCGAGCTCACGGGCGGCTACGCGGACCGTCTGGAGGACGACGAGGAGGTCTACTCCGCGCTGGTCGTCGGCCTGCGGGCGTACGTCGCGAAGAACGGTTTCACGTCGGTCCTGATCGGCCTGTCGGGCGGCATCGACTCGGCGCTGGTCGCGGCGATCGCGTGCGACGCGGTGGGCGCGCAGAACGTGTACGGCGTGTCGATGCCGTCGAAGTACTCCTCGGACCACTCCAAGGACGACGCGGCCGAACTGGCCCGTCGCACGGGACTGAACTACCGCACGGTGGCGATCGAGCCGATGTTCGACGCCTACATGGGCTCGCTGGGGCTCACGGGCCTGGCGGAGGAGAACCTCCAGTCGCGCCTGCGCGGCACGCTGCTGATGGCGATCTCCAACCAGGAGGGCCACATCGTCCTGGCGCCCGGCAACAAGTCGGAGCTGGCGGTCGGCTACTCGACGCTCTACGGCGACTCGGTCGGGGCGTACGGCCCCATCAAGGACGTCTACAAGACGTCGGTCTTCCGCCTCGCCGAGTGGCGCAACCGGGCCGCCCGGGAACGCGGCCAGACCCCGCCGATCCCCGAGAACTCCATCAGCAAGCCCCCGAGCGCGGAACTGCGCCCGGGTCAGGTGGACACGGACTCGCTGCCCGACTACCCGGTGCTGGACGCGATTCTGGAGCTGTACGTCGACCGGGACCGGGGAGCCGACGAGATCGTGGCGGCCGGGTTCGACGCGGGGCTGGTCGCGAAGACGCTGCGCATGGTGGACACGGCCGAGTACAAGCGGCGCCAGTACCCGCCGGGCACGAAGATCTCTCCGAAGGGCTTCGGGAAGGACCGGCGGCTGCCGATCACGAACGGATGGCGGGAGTCGCTCTGA
- a CDS encoding DUF305 domain-containing protein, with protein sequence MRHAGLIAGAAVTALVATGAITYAVAGDDGSGRTPSADSADAGFARDMAVHHQQAVEMSYIVRDRTKDEEVRRLAYDIAQTQANQRGMMLGWLDLWGLPKVSSEPPMTWMDMGGMASAKDGALMPGMATNSEMKKLGELSGKQAEVFYLQLMTDHHQGGVHMAEGCVDRCVVGVEKRLAQGMVDAQQSEIRLMADMLKERGAAPRS encoded by the coding sequence GTGAGGCATGCCGGCCTGATCGCCGGGGCCGCGGTGACGGCGCTCGTCGCGACCGGTGCGATCACCTACGCCGTCGCGGGGGACGACGGCAGCGGCAGGACGCCCTCCGCCGACTCCGCGGACGCCGGGTTCGCGCGGGACATGGCGGTGCACCACCAGCAGGCGGTGGAGATGTCGTACATCGTGCGCGACCGCACCAAGGACGAGGAGGTCCGGCGCCTGGCGTACGACATCGCGCAGACGCAGGCCAACCAGCGCGGCATGATGCTCGGCTGGCTCGACCTGTGGGGTCTGCCCAAGGTGTCCTCCGAGCCGCCCATGACCTGGATGGACATGGGCGGCATGGCCTCGGCCAAGGACGGCGCGCTGATGCCCGGCATGGCGACCAACTCCGAGATGAAGAAGCTCGGAGAGCTCAGCGGGAAGCAGGCGGAGGTCTTCTACCTCCAGCTGATGACGGACCATCACCAGGGCGGCGTCCACATGGCCGAGGGCTGCGTGGACCGGTGTGTGGTCGGTGTCGAGAAGCGGCTCGCGCAGGGCATGGTGGACGCGCAGCAGTCGGAGATCCGGCTGATGGCGGACATGCTCAAGGAGCGCGGCGCCGCACCGCGATCCTAG
- a CDS encoding DUF3105 domain-containing protein has translation MGSAKKASTSRKARIEEMRRAEQARERRNRILTIAASLVIVTGLVVGGVVLVRSQDDGASDTAAASDSSGKGKFVTGKDGVKTWEGKLARNHVTKAVKYASEPPVGGDHNPVWMNCNGDVYTEPVKNTNAVHSLEHGAVWVTYNAAAKKSDVDALAAKVKKTPYTLMSPMDDQKDPIMLSAWGHQRTVTGASDPNVDKFFEKFVQGEQTPEPGAACTNGLSK, from the coding sequence ATGGGCTCCGCCAAGAAGGCCAGCACGTCACGCAAGGCTCGAATAGAGGAGATGCGGCGCGCCGAGCAGGCCCGTGAGCGCCGCAACCGGATCCTCACCATCGCGGCCAGCCTCGTGATCGTGACCGGACTCGTCGTCGGCGGCGTCGTGCTCGTGCGGTCCCAGGACGACGGGGCCAGTGACACCGCGGCGGCGAGCGACTCCTCCGGCAAGGGCAAGTTCGTGACGGGCAAGGACGGCGTGAAGACCTGGGAGGGGAAGCTGGCCCGCAACCACGTCACCAAGGCCGTGAAGTACGCCTCCGAACCGCCGGTCGGCGGCGACCACAACCCGGTCTGGATGAACTGCAACGGCGACGTCTACACCGAGCCGGTGAAGAACACCAACGCCGTGCACTCGCTGGAGCACGGCGCGGTGTGGGTGACGTACAACGCCGCCGCGAAGAAGTCCGACGTCGACGCGCTCGCGGCGAAGGTGAAGAAGACGCCGTACACGCTGATGAGCCCGATGGACGACCAGAAGGACCCGATCATGCTCTCGGCGTGGGGGCACCAGCGCACCGTGACGGGCGCGAGCGACCCGAACGTGGACAAGTTCTTCGAGAAGTTCGTCCAGGGCGAGCAGACCCCCGAGCCGGGTGCCGCCTGCACGAACGGGCTGTCCAAGTGA
- a CDS encoding RrF2 family transcriptional regulator: protein MRLLRSTDLALRVLMRLAVAGGSSPTTRDVADGMDVPYTHLAKVVAELQHMGLLRARRGRGGGLTLTEQGRTASVGAVVRAFEGGGDVVDCEGPTPCPLRSACRLRGALRRAQEAFFTSLDPVTVEDIVAEPTGALLLGISRGPGPRDV, encoded by the coding sequence ATGCGGCTGCTGCGCTCCACCGACCTCGCCCTGCGGGTCCTGATGCGGCTCGCCGTCGCGGGCGGGTCGAGTCCGACGACCCGGGACGTCGCGGACGGCATGGACGTGCCGTACACCCACCTGGCGAAGGTCGTCGCCGAGCTCCAGCACATGGGCCTGCTGCGGGCCCGCCGCGGCCGAGGCGGCGGGCTCACCCTCACCGAGCAGGGCCGTACGGCCTCCGTCGGTGCCGTGGTCCGCGCCTTCGAGGGCGGCGGCGACGTCGTCGACTGCGAGGGGCCCACCCCTTGCCCCCTCAGGTCCGCCTGCCGTCTGCGCGGCGCCCTGCGCCGGGCCCAGGAGGCGTTCTTCACCTCACTGGACCCGGTCACGGTGGAGGACATCGTGGCGGAGCCGACGGGCGCGCTGCTGCTGGGGATCTCGCGGGGCCCCGGCCCCCGTGACGTCTAG
- a CDS encoding trypsin-like peptidase domain-containing protein: MNLNTPGWQLLFSTARIVNKKKSGATTSGTGFLLMAELENGRGCPMLVTNKHVVEDAETLTAHLITRKSGADEPNFGKGAEVDLPSARCVGHPSPRVDVAVIPLAPVWNAIVQHCFTRALPTSMLTTEVEDFYVDAIEEITFVGYPNGHYDRKHLTPIVRRGITATPLDLDMDGDPTFLVDGSVFGGSSGSPVFLLNEGAYNLPDGMALGKRVALVGIIAATKVRHAQLPLAVATAPHVKLAQELNLGVAFNASAIRETIEALLATSGERLKTATGGNHAPLPTTSE, from the coding sequence ATGAACTTGAACACCCCTGGCTGGCAGCTCCTCTTCTCGACCGCACGCATAGTCAACAAGAAGAAGTCGGGTGCCACGACGTCCGGCACCGGGTTTCTCCTGATGGCAGAGCTTGAGAACGGTAGGGGATGCCCCATGCTGGTGACCAACAAGCATGTGGTCGAGGATGCGGAAACGCTAACTGCGCACCTGATAACAAGGAAATCTGGCGCCGATGAACCAAACTTTGGTAAAGGGGCTGAGGTGGATCTACCGTCAGCCCGCTGCGTAGGGCATCCAAGCCCTCGCGTCGACGTAGCGGTGATCCCTCTCGCACCGGTATGGAATGCGATAGTTCAACACTGTTTCACCAGAGCTCTGCCGACGTCGATGCTGACCACTGAGGTTGAGGACTTCTACGTCGACGCGATCGAGGAGATCACGTTCGTTGGATACCCCAACGGACATTATGATCGCAAACACCTCACACCCATTGTTAGGCGGGGCATCACTGCGACACCACTCGACCTTGATATGGACGGAGATCCGACCTTCCTAGTGGACGGTTCCGTATTTGGCGGAAGTAGCGGCAGCCCGGTTTTCTTGCTGAACGAAGGCGCATACAACCTTCCCGATGGCATGGCCCTAGGTAAGCGAGTCGCACTAGTTGGAATAATCGCCGCAACGAAGGTCCGGCACGCGCAACTTCCGCTAGCGGTGGCCACTGCGCCGCACGTCAAGCTCGCACAGGAGCTGAACTTGGGAGTGGCGTTCAACGCCAGTGCGATCAGGGAGACCATCGAAGCGCTGCTCGCAACCAGTGGCGAGCGGCTCAAGACTGCGACAGGTGGCAATCATGCACCGCTGCCAACTACATCAGAGTAG
- the glnA gene encoding type I glutamate--ammonia ligase encodes MDKQQEFVLRTLEERDIRFVRLWFTDVLGFLKSVAVAPAELEQAFDEGIGFDGSAIEGFARVYESDMIAKPDPSTFQILPWRAEAPGTARMFCDILMPDGSPSFADPRYVLKRALARTSDLGFTFYTHPEIEFFLLKDRPLDGSRPTPADNSGYFDHTPTNVGMDFRRQAITMLESMGISVEFSHHEGAPGQQEIDLRYADALSTADNVMTFRLVMKQVALEQGVHATFMPKPFSEHPGSGMHTHLSLFEGDRNAFYESGSEYQLSKVGRSFIAGLLRHAAEISAVTNQWVNSYKRIWGGAERTAGAGGEAPSYICWGHNNRSALVRVPMYKPGKTGSARVEVRSLDSGANPYLAYALLLAAGLKGIEEGYELPPGAEDDVWALSDAERRAMGIEPLPQNLGEALTLMERSDLVAETLGEHVFDFFLRNKRQEWEEYRSEVTAFELRKNLPAL; translated from the coding sequence ATGGACAAGCAGCAGGAGTTCGTGCTCCGGACGTTGGAGGAGCGCGACATCCGGTTCGTACGCCTGTGGTTCACGGACGTGCTGGGCTTCCTCAAGTCCGTCGCCGTGGCCCCGGCGGAACTGGAGCAGGCCTTCGACGAGGGCATCGGCTTCGACGGCTCCGCGATCGAGGGCTTCGCCCGGGTCTACGAGTCCGACATGATCGCCAAGCCGGACCCGTCGACCTTCCAGATCCTGCCCTGGCGTGCGGAGGCACCGGGCACGGCCCGCATGTTCTGCGACATCCTCATGCCGGACGGCTCCCCGTCCTTCGCCGACCCGCGCTACGTGCTCAAGCGCGCCCTGGCCCGCACCTCCGACCTGGGCTTCACCTTCTACACCCACCCGGAGATCGAGTTCTTCCTGCTGAAGGACCGCCCGCTGGACGGCTCCCGCCCCACCCCTGCCGACAACTCCGGCTACTTCGACCACACCCCCACCAACGTCGGCATGGACTTCCGCCGCCAGGCGATCACCATGCTGGAGTCGATGGGCATCTCGGTTGAGTTCTCCCACCACGAGGGCGCCCCCGGCCAGCAGGAGATCGACCTCCGCTACGCCGACGCGCTGTCCACGGCCGACAACGTCATGACGTTCCGCCTCGTCATGAAGCAGGTGGCCCTGGAGCAGGGCGTGCACGCGACGTTCATGCCCAAGCCGTTCTCGGAGCACCCGGGCTCCGGCATGCACACCCACCTCTCCCTCTTCGAGGGCGACCGCAACGCCTTCTACGAGTCGGGCTCGGAGTACCAGCTCTCCAAGGTCGGCCGCTCCTTCATCGCGGGCCTGCTGCGGCACGCGGCGGAGATCTCCGCGGTCACCAACCAGTGGGTGAACTCCTACAAGCGCATCTGGGGCGGCGCGGAGCGTACGGCCGGCGCGGGCGGCGAGGCCCCCTCGTACATCTGCTGGGGCCACAACAACCGCTCGGCGCTCGTCCGCGTCCCGATGTACAAGCCCGGCAAGACGGGCTCGGCGCGGGTGGAGGTCCGCTCCCTCGACTCCGGCGCGAACCCGTACCTGGCGTACGCGCTGCTGCTGGCCGCCGGCCTCAAGGGCATCGAGGAGGGCTACGAACTCCCGCCGGGCGCCGAGGACGACGTCTGGGCCCTCTCCGACGCGGAGCGCCGCGCCATGGGCATCGAGCCGCTGCCCCAGAACCTGGGCGAGGCCCTGACCCTCATGGAACGCAGCGACCTCGTCGCCGAGACCCTCGGCGAGCACGTCTTCGACTTCTTCCTGCGCAACAAGCGGCAGGAGTGGGAGGAGTACCGCTCGGAGGTCACGGCGTTCGAGCTGCGGAAGAATCTGCCGGCGCTGTAG
- a CDS encoding globin domain-containing protein has translation MLSEQSAATVRATLPAVGAALGTITERFYAGLFTAHPELLRDLFNRGNQAAGTQRQALAGSVAAFATHLLDRPEQRPDAMLQRIAHKHASLGVTPEQYGIVHEHLFAAIAEVLGDAVTPEVAAAWDEVYWLMANALTAVEQRLREERGGHTWRTWEVVERVAETADVATFRLRPADGGPVRDFLAGQYVSVRVTLTDGARQIRQYSLSGAPGPDLRQISVKRVHTSGAPGGEVSNHLHARVEVGDVLELSEPYGDLVLDSGSDTPLLLASAGIGVTPMTAMLAHLAGSGHRAPVTVVHADRSPAAHALRADHEAWAAKLPDAAVHLWYEQDAPAGTRTGLADLTGVALVPGTRAYLCGPLPFMRSVRTQLIAKGVAPADIHYEVFGPDLWLAGQV, from the coding sequence ATGCTGTCCGAGCAGTCCGCCGCCACCGTCCGCGCCACACTCCCCGCCGTCGGCGCGGCCCTCGGCACGATCACCGAGCGCTTCTACGCCGGGCTGTTCACGGCCCACCCGGAGCTGCTGCGGGACCTGTTCAACCGGGGCAACCAGGCCGCCGGAACCCAGCGCCAGGCGCTGGCCGGTTCCGTCGCCGCCTTCGCGACGCACCTGCTGGACCGCCCGGAGCAGCGGCCCGACGCCATGCTGCAGCGCATCGCCCACAAGCACGCCTCGCTCGGCGTCACGCCGGAGCAGTACGGCATCGTCCACGAGCACCTGTTCGCCGCCATCGCCGAGGTGCTGGGCGACGCGGTCACGCCCGAGGTCGCCGCCGCCTGGGACGAGGTCTACTGGCTGATGGCGAACGCGCTGACCGCCGTGGAGCAGCGGCTGCGCGAGGAGCGCGGCGGGCACACCTGGCGGACCTGGGAGGTCGTCGAGCGCGTCGCCGAGACCGCGGACGTCGCCACGTTCCGGCTGCGGCCGGCCGACGGCGGCCCGGTGCGGGACTTCCTCGCGGGCCAGTACGTCTCCGTCCGCGTCACCCTCACGGACGGCGCCCGGCAGATACGGCAGTACAGCCTGTCCGGGGCGCCCGGCCCGGACCTGCGGCAGATCAGCGTGAAGCGCGTGCACACGTCCGGCGCCCCCGGCGGCGAGGTATCGAACCACCTCCACGCGCGCGTGGAGGTGGGCGACGTCCTGGAGCTGTCCGAGCCGTACGGCGACCTGGTCCTGGACTCCGGCTCCGACACGCCGCTCCTGCTGGCCTCGGCCGGCATCGGCGTGACCCCGATGACCGCGATGCTGGCGCACCTCGCCGGCTCCGGGCACCGCGCCCCGGTCACCGTCGTGCACGCAGACCGCTCCCCCGCGGCCCACGCCCTGCGCGCCGACCACGAGGCCTGGGCGGCCAAGCTCCCCGACGCGGCCGTCCACCTCTGGTACGAACAGGACGCCCCCGCAGGCACCCGCACCGGCCTGGCCGACCTCACCGGCGTCGCACTCGTCCCGGGCACGCGCGCGTACCTGTGCGGCCCGCTCCCGTTCATGCGCTCGGTGCGGACCCAGCTGATCGCGAAGGGCGTGGCCCCCGCCGACATCCACTACGAGGTGTTCGGCCCGGACCTGTGGCTGGCGGGGCAGGTCTAG
- a CDS encoding glyoxalase, with the protein MTSIASVTLEVADPAAAERFYAAAFGLGDRLRLRASEAPTSGFRGFTLSLVVAQPADVDALLDAAVQAGATTLKPAAKSLWGYGGVVQAPDGTIWQLASSSKKNTGPATRQVDEFVLLLGVEDVKASKQFYVEHGLAVGKSFGGKYVEFAAGGPVKLALYKRRGLAKVAGVSPDGTGSHRLTIAGDAGPFTDPDGFAWTTASESASV; encoded by the coding sequence ATGACTTCCATCGCATCCGTCACCCTCGAGGTGGCCGACCCCGCCGCCGCCGAACGCTTCTACGCCGCCGCCTTCGGTCTGGGCGACCGGCTGCGCCTGCGGGCGTCGGAGGCACCGACCTCCGGCTTCCGCGGGTTCACGCTGTCGCTCGTGGTCGCCCAGCCGGCCGATGTGGACGCCCTCCTCGACGCGGCCGTGCAGGCCGGTGCGACGACGCTGAAGCCCGCCGCCAAGTCGCTCTGGGGCTACGGGGGCGTCGTCCAGGCCCCCGACGGGACGATCTGGCAGCTCGCGTCCTCGTCGAAGAAGAACACCGGCCCGGCGACCCGGCAGGTCGACGAGTTCGTCCTGCTGCTCGGCGTCGAGGACGTGAAGGCCAGCAAGCAGTTCTACGTCGAGCACGGTCTGGCCGTGGGGAAGAGCTTCGGCGGCAAGTACGTCGAGTTCGCCGCCGGAGGCCCCGTGAAGCTGGCCCTGTACAAGCGCCGCGGCCTCGCCAAGGTCGCCGGCGTCTCCCCCGACGGCACCGGCTCCCACCGCCTGACCATCGCGGGCGACGCCGGACCGTTCACCGACCCGGACGGATTCGCCTGGACCACGGCTTCGGAGAGCGCGTCGGTGTGA